ACTACACCGTGGTTATTAAAAACCCAAGATAAAGCTACTTAGAGAATTATTTCctaattgaaatacatttttttttataactttaatagtttttaaagatttctatttttttaattatttgtctgAAAAAACTTCTTTCATGGATTTCTTAAGTGTATTCTTCATAGAAAGGGGCGAaacttagatttattttaatatgagacttaaaaaatatttatataaaactattttaaattcgcAAGTATCTTCaggaaatacaaataaaatgacataatttttagttaaagtatataacaatttcagaaacataaaattccttaaaatgtttatgttattcTATCGATACCGGTAAGGGATGAATAATTTGGACGTAAGCAAGATTAAGAAGTTTTGAGTATGTTAAAGATATTCAGAGGAGGATAATTTACCTTTCAGGATTACTTTATTCCTTTGGTTGTTAAGCACGAAAACTAAAGAAGAGTCATACATCTCATTTACTACTGAATctgtaatcataatattaagtaaaactaTCCTTTTTAGAATAGGTTAAATGTATAAGTGATTACCGATGACAAGTATGGACGCAAAGAGATATAACCTATGAATATCTAACTATTGAGTACATATTGCGAACCTAGTAATAAgaagcaaaatataattagttgtaGGACCAGAATTACATGGAGAGAAGGCTGACATTATAGGGAAAACAGTTTTTTCGTCTGAGACCCTTCTTAGTATATATTTGCGAAATGGAGCAAAAACGGCAAAAACTTAAACTGACGAAAATTTCCCCATTAAAACCCATTTTTCTTTTGCGTAAAGCTTATAAACTACTATAATGAAGGAAATTTACTTAGTTGTCATTTTCTACCGAAACGTTATGTTTCTATAAAGATTTTCCTATTTCAAGATTGTCGATGTTATCATTTCCCAGTTTACCATTTTACATCCTACATTTTGTAGACCTATCAGTTAATGCCCTATACGTTGATAGTTTTATTCACATGTAAAAATGCGAATAATGctagaaaactttgtttcttTCAACATGCCTAACCACCAGTACTACTCTACAAATAGAAGATCagattgtaataattttatatcaagttTTCACAATAAGATGTCAATAAGGTCTCTCCTCAATGCGAACATTTTGgcttcttttattatattccttaTTCAATTACATGTAATCACATTTAATACAAAGTTTTTCATGTAAGTAACACGTTTTTCgtgtataaattacaaaaaagttGTAATGATGACATTCCTTACAGGAATTCACCAAtctgtttacatatataaattagtcacaattggatataaaattctatgtcTAAAAGGGGccaagtttttaattttgaaaaagttttaaaacaacattgtttttttgtcGAGGGTAAAAGCTCTACTTTTAGTTTCTACCCAAagtttatttagaaatgtCAAGTAAGTTTATCGTAATGGCAAATGTtatgtaattgtataataGCAACACAGCTGCCACTTTGATTATAGTAGATGATGAACGTGGCCTATGgtgtattatgatttttatatttttgtgaactataaaattataaaaaatgtccgACGTAATTGTGCCCAAGGGTCAACCAGTTTCTGGGGACCCAGAAAAAAAGGGATGGTTATTTAAGTGGACGAATTATTTGAAAGGATATCAGAGGAGATGGTTCATGTTGTCGAATGGAGTGCTGTCTTATTACAGGTAGTCccatataatacttaaaaataatcatgtataaataatttcgatGCAGCATATACATACAAACCTATCTTCTTACTGTTCATCTTATTGgtgttgtattattataactacacTATGTTACATGTGTGTCAATTTGTCATACGAACTGTTTGgtgatatatgttataatatttataatgttattattttataaaagtttagaTTTAGTCAAAGTAATATGATGCTTTCTTTTCATTACTGTGACTGAGCAAAGTACGATTCTATATAGATAATGTTCTAATTAGAGTAATGTTAGTACACTGCTAATTGTTTTATCTAAGAAGTTTTTTTCTGCTGTATATACTACATGTATTTTGTTACTTCATAATTTGTAACTTGTATAAATTAAGTCTTAAAACTAAATGAGTTTCAAATTCTTTATTCAgcatattaattgtttaaaaagtaaaaatgttttttgccATTTAGTTGACATATGATATAGGTATTTCCTCAGGTAATATTCAAGTGATGTCATAGATATATAAGACACTTTCTAAATGAAACTCAGGAAGCTATAGATATgtgtaattaagaaaaatgttatcttAATTACTGTAGTagattcataatttaaaatgtaacccTTTATTGATTCCAAATTGCAGTTAATGTACTagatacttaatttattaatattctattgcTAAATGTTGCTCAAAGTGCtcactttgttttgttttgtcacTGAAttagtgaaaattattatttattaaaacttatattgaaTCTAACACAAACTGtttgaaatcataaattatatccaACACATCTAATATGTTTtacacattcaaataaaactatgatttttGAATAGAGTCTTATTAACATTAAGCAACTGAAATCATCTACCCCTCATCTACCTCATCTACCCCTGGTTCACCACTACAGTAAAGTAACTACAAAGCAGTATAAATgtgtaataatatcaaaaaaatcatGCAGTACTTCTGAAAATCAAAGCCTCATATATGACATTACTATAAGAAAATTCAGTTTAGTGACCCCACAGAAAAATGggtaaaagtattttgatataatatgacaaacaaaaatagaCTCTAGGTGTTCTGCTAACTACATATACAAACCGATTATACTGTATATACACACATTAACATTATGGTGAATGCCATTACCGTGCCACAACTGTTTCTTTAATGTtgcaacacttaaaaatattcatacccataccaaaaatattactgatTGAAAATACTTCAGGAATTTCAATTACAaactattacaaattaaatttagttgtATAACTTTTGTAAACTGTTGCAGGAATCAAGCTGAGATGAGTCACACTTGCCGAGGAAATATATCCCTTCTGGGTGCATTGATCCACTCAGTGGATTCTTGCACTTTCGTCATCAGTAATGGAGGCACACAGACTTTTCATATACGAGCCCATGACGAGGTTGAGAGACAGAGCTGGGTTACCGCTCTGGAGCTGGCTAAAGCCAAAGCTATGTTAGTATgagttatttgttttcaaatacatgTATAGCGTACCTATCCTTGACATGCATACACACAAGctaacacacatacatacacataatatatatgtttttggaTCTTACATAGGATTATTACTAGTTTCTAATCAGTAGACCAGTGCCTAAACTCACATGTATTGACTGTGAAATgcttaaaatagtaatttatatgaacttACTGAAATAATTgcagaaaatgaaaaatatattagatttatgtgagaaaaatttcatttccatGATGCTTTCtttcatataacaataagAGTGTGACAATATGCAAAGCCTTTATGAATGGATGTGTTCTTTTGggactaaaattaaatcaaaaatacttCTTTATTCTACTTTTGTTTATGACAGACACCTAATTTTTGATGTAGGCACatctatagtttttttatatattaaaatatattataatttgtaacaatctcATATCAGGATTTTGTATGTGGGTGtttattatctaaatttattttcctatgAAGCAGCCCTGTTACCTCATTCAGATTTAGTTGTTATAGCTCATGTAATAAGTATGCAATTTCTTTGaagtttttatgtacattttaaatgttatatgtatatatatatatatatatatacatacatatatatttattgtgagTCAAAAGTTTcctttattattgaatattaaaagattaagtattttaattaaaattatattttatccaacAACAAGCAAAAACAAAGAATAGCcatcatatttacatatagagtgctctttatttttataaattgaaaatgaaatccaggtcaacaaatttttcttcattagATACTTCTTATTGAATGGGTGCCtcaacaaaataaagaatCATTTTCTAGTGTTaataatgtgaaaatataacatatttaaagtcaattcaataaaaaaaaatatttgctttaaaaGATAGTAAATAATTGAAGGTTTAAAGTAGCAATACATAGGGGAAGTACATATGTGACCACATCCCTAATTCTAATTAGttagtattttcattttaaaaataaatacatttggaCACTGTCTTTATTAATAAGGTTTTGTATTTCCCAAGGTGATGTCTTTTCTTATATGTTCATtgtctatataattaatacttttataattcaactttgctacgtaaaaaaattacctgtctatcaaatttttcaatatatatttttgaacctaaataatatacttgaaAGTTACTGTCCTAGACGAGCGCAAGAATCAGATGACGACGAAGATCAAATGACATCAGGTCCTGTTGCGATACCGGGGTCTGATGAGAGTGAGGATCCTGGTGGTATAGCCAGGGAATTGGCGGCCAGATTCCACGACCTTAACACATGTTCTGAGCTGGTTGCGAGGTATGGCGCGGCGTTACAACGATCTCTGGTGGATCTCGAAATACCACCCACGGATACCACCAAACAAGTCTCCGAAAGGGCCACGTTGTTCAGGATATCTTGTAACGCAATGATGAATGTAATATCATTTCAatgtatagtaataaatttgcatttcaaactattttaatatttatcctGTCTCTAGGCGTGTTCGGAGTTCATGAGCGCAGTTGCAACTTCCAGTGCTCGAATGAATCGAGCTTTACAGCACGAGCGTGATCAGAAGATGAGGTTGCAGGAGGTCGTGGAACAGCTGGCCAGGCAACACGATAATCTTGAGAAGACTGTCACTGCTAGAAGTACTCCGCACACTGGTGAGTATAAATTGGAGTCTGTGGGAGATAGTAGAACATCTGTTGGTTCAAAACTTCCTCAAGGATGCAGGTAAGTGTTGTCCTTCATATTCTCATCTATTATTGAAGATCAGAGGATCATTACAACTTTAAACTATACACTTGTTGCCAGTTGGTAATGTTCTGCGGGTTGATTTGAATGTTGAGTGTAATGTATTTACCATACATTTGGCACACATGGTGCGGAAGGTATGTAAACTCCAACTTCTGTCTgctagaaaaagaaaaagtctAAAATTACcaacaaaaaacttaaataatgaaCAGGATTAAAGTTACTGAACTGAATCAGTTTATTGGTGTTGGAGATACAATGTCACCATATTGTATGGAAAGATACATACATTTGTCTATTTATTTGGTTAAACTGTAATATTCTAcagcttttttataaattatagccacttgtacaatttataatactcACTGACTAAAGCAAACATTTACTGTTATTTTCATACACATGCTTcttgtatagttttatatagaagTCTATCTCGTTTTGATTAGATTCGACaaagtgttatatttaaatatacacagatgtgtatatttaaaaataaggcctgatttatgttttaaataataaaataaattcatcaaaatagtTTAGATAAAATCAATGTAcgtatttgttattgttttactCGTTAACTTCatcagtaataaattatttctgacGCTTAAATGACAACGTACATAACAACTTGAGCTAGGAAGCGAGTTctgatttaattgaaaaagcAATCGAACTagccaataattttataatatactctACTACCAAGAAATTTGTAAAACAGAGTATttactcattttaatttatatataaaaactccatattttaattatttatcaaaacatattttttacgtttgTACTAATGCTATTACTCCATGTTAATCTGTATCGCTACTTTATAAAACGGAATCACTAACATTGCACAGGCGTGTAATGGAACGTTCTAAAAATGAATGACGATGTGACGCATGACGCTGGTGACAGGAAATCTGAacaaattgttaattaaaaatttagattTGTGTACACctccattaaaattaaatctttaagtGTTTTACAGTtctaaaaaaagattttcgaaacattttaaacaaattcattTCGGTAGGTAACTCAAAGTTTGGTCTCTCATTAGTATGTTTTATTCTGTAATACACGTCTTTTTTGGTCCGCCTCAAGGTTGTACTCGATTACCAACGTACCCATTGCATTAATTGATACAATATCAGTTGTGGCGTCTTcgttgttgttttatttaattactgtcAGCTCTGCAAGTGTCTTCATTCAGTCGTTGCCGAGTTGCGGAGCTATACTATACATATAGTTATAACAGTGAATATTTCGTGCATAGTGTTCCTGGCCTTGTGTTTCTAGTGGCTtgccaatatatttattgtactttGGGTTATTTTGCAATGACAAGTTCATAGCGCCATAGCCTACGTCATGGGCGGTAAGTGATGGGTGGGATTTCGtgtttagatattattatcatagaaATCACAATGCATGTATGATGAATTTACATCAAACGTTTGCTGTGcccattttaatattctttggtTATTGCTAATACGTTTTCACGCAATTTCAGCACGCCTAAAAGGTTATGGATACGTTTATGAGAATGAAGATGTGATTGGATTTCATGTTATATTGTTAAGGTCtttaaaaactatgtaaatttgtatataacatgggtttaatatcatattatgtttttaaaatctattattgtGTTCTAGAGAGAAATGACAAGTACCATCCAATGGTGTATAAATTACCTGTACGAATTAATTTACCCTCCAAGTAATACTccaaattatgattttatttttcattcaatcagtattttatttgttcattcACTCATTCATCCATCTCAGGAACTTTATATCTATGATATTTTTCATCTAtcttttcatttttgttacaatacccattaaatttattaggtGATTTTACACGGTTCATTTATTCCTATGTTGTTACCATTAATTTATTGTCGTTACCATTAATTACTTTGTGCTAAACATTGTAGTTACATTGTTTGAAACCAGATATAATATGTAAGGAGTAATTTACTTGCAAATATATCTGTTTCactgtatatttttgaatggTACGTTATCCACTACTTAACGATCACTATTAACTTATGCGAATTTCTTTAAATCACAGCTTATCAAATACGACACTTAATTCATCTCATATTCAAAGCAAACTGTTTGCATTTAAacgggtatttttttttttatatcaatgttaTGATTCTGTTTTGCTTgcgattaaatttaatttgtttcatcaatgtttttgtatataatttttgaattgttGAAATCTACGAAAGGAACATGTTACAAAAACTAGAATGAATGTTATTccgtttgtttgaaataatgtgACTACtcgtataataaaacaaatgaattgaCAAAGAATCATTGCTTTTATGGGAACAATAAGACATACATCCGATCTAGAGTAACACCTGTGATTGGAACTTGTCTGTCATTAATTTGCTTGTTGTTCTCAGCGATGATATGGCTATATCTCGGTGAAGTCGTGTAAGCACAtgctattataatgttatctaCATCCGAGTAACATACTTGTTACACTCGAGATTGTGTAATGTATTTCTTAGTGTTATCAATATGGTGTTTTTGGACattgtatgttatattctgtatgaaatatatatatatgtaatgtatatatatatatatgtttttgtgtAGGAGGGAACGGTTCTGGGCAGGGTAACGATACAGAGGATGAGGATCATGAATTCTTTGATGCGATGGAAGAGGGTGTCTCCTCGGCTATGGACGACAAAACttcttttgtaattaaagtgcCTGTGAGTTATTGCtattgttaatattgaaaatgagTATGTTGTTTACgtgttgtatattaattttctgttacaggtaaatagaaaaaataaagttaaaagcgGTGAAAGCTCCGACGAATCTGAAGGGGAGACAGTAACTGAGACACAAAAGGTTTGTAACACgtgacaataaaatatcattttatatggaTCTTGAGTTATCTCTTGCAATGAACtctattttaaactatctTCTGCCCACGactctctttttttttttagtttagtgATTTTTAGCTTAGCAAAGAAAAGCAGTaggaagttatttttttttcttctagtATTTAGATAGTAGTTATGAATATTTGCATTGCTATGTATAGGACTTCGTTAATTACAAATTCACGAATAAAGCGCCTGTGTGTttgtttcaatagttttttgtcttataaaatatattttcatgattgttgatatttaaagttgatgatagaacaaaaaacttttaatggcataaaaaaactaacctcaaaaaaaataattatatacattagatagtaattaaagaaattgaaGCTATCGAAGCCATATATACCGGGTTTGTCTAACTTAATGAATAGTCAAATCTGATGGAATCTGCCTAGGATATATGAAAACTTGATTCATCTGTAGGTTATATTCGTGGAAGACAAAGAACGTCCTGAAAACGCGATGGGTGGGGCAGAACTCCCCGTTGTCCCCAAGGACGAGCAAGTACAGCATGAGCCCATCAAGATTTGGGTGAGTattgttttttcaaaattcataCGCATTATAGGTCCAAACTAATTAATTCACGAACAATACGCTAACAGACCACCGGTCGTGGAAATATATTGGTACTACATAACTGGTTTCTATCAGAACAAGTCACAATTGACCTCCAAAGAaccaatgtttaaattattaaaaataatattacatcatTGTATATTATCTATGTATAACAGGGATGGTGGTTAGCGTCAATTCAGTGTGTtcgttaaaatatgttaatgtatgaaaaaataatcttctGTCACGTGTATATGATTGTGTATTAAATCTTCATACGTTTAACATGTATAGTGCTTGTAATAATCGCGATGTATTGCAGCCCCATGTGACCCAAGCAGTAAGCCTAGTTGACGGACACGCGCGTCGTCAGAGGGTACCGGACAAACCCAACTACCCTCTCTCGCTATGGTCCATCATGAAAAATTGTATCGGTAggtaacacacacacatactcaCAGAGGTACACACACACAAGCacacacaaaataatatgacaattaattaatactaaagaaataagtgattatttttggcgacttttttttttacaacgaAGGTGTTACGTATAACCGTCTGTGACATCTCGTTAATCAATTAGTTGGGGTCGTGACCCAACGAATTATATGTACGAAGCCAAAAAGTGTCCGACCTTGACAGGTTGTGACAGTATTATTAGTACATGTAACGGCCACTTGATGTAATGAAGCGATGCATATTGATTGGTTGATGCcgatattcaatatttattttaaatttaccatGTTACATGTTTGGTACTTCTTTTATGTTCTGTATAAACTGTCACAGGATGACACCAGtcagccattttgtttttgattttatttttctgtagtATTTAcagatgataaaatttatgttatgaaCCCGTCATTGTCTTGttgaaattgatatatatatacatatatatgtcttaAAGTTAATTCTAATGTGTTTACCAACTAACTATATATGTAGTgatgtattttattcaaagaaaagtataaatattgaggttatatcaataaaattatatattatatgacaacAATACACATTCTAGTATCCTGAACTACCCTAaatgatatgtttaaatacatGTCGCGTCTGTAACTTATCTTTGCCATATATGTTCACGAATTTACCTTGGCTATCTGACCTTCAATGGTCCCTAGGTAAGGAGCTATCCAAGATCCCGATACCTGTGAACTTCAGCGAGCCGCTCTCAATGCTGCAGCGTCTGACTGAGGACTACGAGTACTCGTCCATACTGGACCAGGCCGCTACCTTCACTGACCCAGCACACCAGCTGGCTTACGTGGCAGCATTCACTGTCAGCTCGTACGCCACCACGGCATGCAGGTGATCACggacacatacacacacatataataacattaaagtcACTATGTGGGCCTTGAGatcattaatttgattttttttgtccatATCATTGGATAAGGTGATAATTAGgtaatacttttgttgttaaatttttgCAAAATGAATCTTtcttatgttaataaagtataacCTCATGCCTTAACTTTTTTTACGATatacttgtatttattattaactaaaaatgCCGGTAGACGAGCTAGACCTCAGACCTGGATATTCCATGGTGAAGGCGTCTCAAGTTAATGAACTTTAAATCATACCATGAGGCGGCTTTTTCGCACACTAACGTGTGGCTTCAAGGAGACTCAAATATCGACATACATTTTTGCCAGAACAGATCAATGATCGCTTCTTGAGAACAATCAATTGACATCAACGCGTTCTTAAATGAATTAGGTTACGCCACTTGACCTGTGTCCCGTCTAGACACGTAGAAATCATTCGTTAAATTTGAaagattcaaatttatataaaatacatatataaatatatatatatttgtttcagaaCTACGAAGCCCTTCAATCCGCTCCTCGGCGAGACGTTTGAATGTGACCGCATGGCCGACCTGGGATGGCGTTCCATATCAGAACAGgcaactaatatatatattattgtcgGAGCTAATtagattattttgattattttgattCCTACCttcgtaaatataaacaataatgtcATGTTAAAGTCTTAGCACTACATCCACCTCCCTGATCCTCCTCCTTCCTACCTTCAAGCCGACAGATCCTACCAGCACTTTCCAAGCCGTTCCTTCGTTCCAGAATGTTCTATTGCCGCAAACATCCGACaatcgttataaaatatatggaataGACATGTCCAATCTGAAGCGTTATGTCTGACGTTTGCGGCGGTTGAGAGACAAGTGGTAACCGCGCGTTGTGGTCAGGTGTCCCACCATCCGCCTATGGTGGCGCAGTTCTGCGAGGGTGCGGCCGGCTGGCAGTGCTGGCAGGAGTTCACCATGACCACCAAGTTCCGGGGGAAGTACCTGCAGGTGGTACCGCTGGGCGGCGCTTACGCTCAATTCACCGACTCCGGCAACAAGTACACCTGGAGAAAGGTGAGAATCGGTGGCCTTAACAGCCGGACGGCCTGAAGGTAGGATATCAGGAGGATCTGTGATGGGAGAGTTTTGTCACGTGATCGGACGGTACAGCTGACGGGAGAGAGGTTCGGGGGTGGGGGTGTGAGGTCAGGCATTGTCCAATGATCTTAGGACAGTCGGCCTGCGGTCGCCGCAGGTGGTGCACGCGCCGCCGACCTCGGCGCTGCACTGCACCGGCGAGACGTGGTGCTCGGAGCAGACGCTGTCGGTCAGCAGCCGCTTCAGGGGTCAATTCATTTCAAACATACCCAATGGAGCTGCTAACGTTACATTTCCCACCACAGAAACCTCGTTCTGGTGGAATAAGGTATCACGATAGagaaatttattagttataaaagtAGGTCCAGTAATTTTGCAGCTGTgcctttgttatattatactcTTTGCAGAATTCTCTAACAGGGATTATTTCTTCGGTACCAATTCCGTAGCGCAAGTTCGTCTGCTTCTGTCGGTCCTATACTATAAAACGTCAACTGTAGAAATTCTATTCCATAAGCTGAATCAGATTTTGGAACAATGTTCATAATCAGGAAGCGTGAAGTGTACTCGACTTAATATTGCAGGTGACGACGACGGTTCACAATATAATAGTCGGCAAGCTGTGGGTGGACAACCACGGAGACATGGATATAGTAGGCGAGGGTTCGGCCGCCGGGTACGTGGCGCACCTCAAGTACCTGCCGTACGGGTACTTCAGCAAAGACGCCCAGCGCAAGGTCACCGGCGTCATCAAGGATCCGCAGGGCGTCCCGCGGTACGTGCTGCAAGGTCACTGGGACACCCGCGTCGAAGTCGCGCCCGTGACCTCCGCCTCCGCCGACAACACCGTCTGCAAGACCGGCAAGTTCGTAGTGGCCTGGGAACGAGTCCCCGCGCCCGCTGACTCTGAGAAGTgagatattattacataacatgATGATTTAACTTGTGTACGAACAAATGTATGTGAATATGATGAAATGATGTATCAGATGGTACAACTTCACGCTGCTGGCGGCCCAGCTGAACGAGCCGGAGACGGGCGTGGCGCCCACCGACTCGAGACTGAGGCCGGACCAGCGACTCATGGAGGAGGGGCTCTGGGACGAAGCGAACGCCGAGAAGCTCCGGCTGGAGGAGAAGCAGCGCGCGGTGCGGAGGCAGCTGGAGGCGGAGGCGGAGGAGGCGGCGGCGCGGGGGGAGTCGGCCCCCGCCCGCGCGCCCGCCTGGTTCACGCGCCAGCCCGCCCCCGGCCAGCCGCGACTGCCGCATCTCTACAACGATCGCTACTGGGACTGCAAGCGGCGCCAGGACTGGTCCGTCTGCCCCGACATCTTCTAGTACTATATATAGTCACGCGACCATACGGATAACGCTTCGTCATGAAAACGATCTCCCGTACAGTGAGCTCACCATGAGTGTCCATGGTCACACTGCACACGGAGCGGTCCCAATTTTTCAAATAGATTATCAAAACCTTGAACGCTCCGAGTGCAGTGTGACCATTGACACTCGTGGTGAGCTCACTGCTCCTGTCGCGTGagcattgtttatttttttaatttaaattttattatatcggtTTAAGCGTTGGAACGGTGGTCTTTAGTCTCTGAGTGTAAGTTAAGTTTTCAGCCGACTCAACTCtgtcctaaaaataaaataatttctcaaCGGTCTCACTCACCCGTTCCCCGTACAATGCGTTCGTTGATCAGATGTCGTACTAATGTCTTTTGATACctagataaataaacaatgatctgtatattgttttcataatcatgatttaatgtattaaatttattttacgtgTTTAGGCGATTTTTTGGTTGATTGTTGatgatacaaaattataaagggacctgtcagcgccatctatcccTCGTGCGGTTAGCGACCTCTGCCTCTGGTGGTGGTAGAGCCCCAAATCTCATTCAGAACGCTTTGGTTCGTCTAATAAGCATTAGGTCTGTAAATACAGAGATCGCGAAGACCTCGTGCTCTTATAATAGGTCATATTATTACCTTGTAACTTTCAGCTGAATAGTGTTTCAAGTTATTAGAGAATCTAATGTATAACCAGGTgctattttaaacaaactggCACGCTTGTCACGcttccattaaaaaaataatatatagaaatattatcataGACGAATTGAACGTAGAACCAAACGACGGACGCCACGTCTCAAGGGAagttatgattaatttaattgtagtttcataaaattaacgGTCAagcttttgttatattttaatgaacgtGAACAATAACAAACATGGCTGTCATAGATGTTTactgctatttttttttttttttaacgatcatcggttttataattttggtcCTTCAACTcgcttaatttatatatttaatcgatgtt
This Danaus plexippus chromosome Z, MEX_DaPlex, whole genome shotgun sequence DNA region includes the following protein-coding sequences:
- the LOC116777118 gene encoding oxysterol-binding protein 1; amino-acid sequence: MSDVIVPKGQPVSGDPEKKGWLFKWTNYLKGYQRRWFMLSNGVLSYYRNQAEMSHTCRGNISLLGALIHSVDSCTFVISNGGTQTFHIRAHDEVERQSWVTALELAKAKAIRAQESDDDEDQMTSGPVAIPGSDESEDPGGIARELAARFHDLNTCSELVARYGAALQRSLVDLEIPPTDTTKQVSERATLFRISCNAMMNACSEFMSAVATSSARMNRALQHERDQKMRLQEVVEQLARQHDNLEKTVTARSTPHTGGNGSGQGNDTEDEDHEFFDAMEEGVSSAMDDKTSFVIKVPVNRKNKVKSGESSDESEGETVTETQKVIFVEDKERPENAMGGAELPVVPKDEQVQHEPIKIWPHVTQAVSLVDGHARRQRVPDKPNYPLSLWSIMKNCIGKELSKIPIPVNFSEPLSMLQRLTEDYEYSSILDQAATFTDPAHQLAYVAAFTVSSYATTACRTTKPFNPLLGETFECDRMADLGWRSISEQVSHHPPMVAQFCEGAAGWQCWQEFTMTTKFRGKYLQVVPLGGAYAQFTDSGNKYTWRKVTTTVHNIIVGKLWVDNHGDMDIVGEGSAAGYVAHLKYLPYGYFSKDAQRKVTGVIKDPQGVPRYVLQGHWDTRVEVAPVTSASADNTVCKTGKFVVAWERVPAPADSEKWYNFTLLAAQLNEPETGVAPTDSRLRPDQRLMEEGLWDEANAEKLRLEEKQRAVRRQLEAEAEEAAARGESAPARAPAWFTRQPAPGQPRLPHLYNDRYWDCKRRQDWSVCPDIF